The following proteins are encoded in a genomic region of Opitutaceae bacterium:
- a CDS encoding small basic protein: MSQHKSLQGSSGIVVKRNVLKRFERVELLKKRGQWKDGDRVSGLRKTKPDV, translated from the coding sequence ATGTCGCAACACAAAAGCCTCCAAGGTTCCAGCGGTATCGTCGTGAAGCGCAACGTCCTTAAGCGCTTTGAACGCGTCGAGCTTCTCAAGAAGCGCGGCCAGTGGAAGGACGGCGACCGCGTGAGCGGCCTCCGCAAGACCAAGCCCGACGTCTAA
- the glmS gene encoding glutamine--fructose-6-phosphate transaminase (isomerizing), whose translation MCGIVGYIGKQSASTIILEGLKRLEYRGYDSAGVATLEEGKLRVVKKVGRVENVTKEAAKAKLTGTFGIGHTRWATHGGVTDANAHPHLSSDGKFALIHNGVIENYSQIKKFLLEKGYTFSSDTDTEALVNLIAYHYQKEPQNEKSRFLESVRRALIHVQGTYGIAVLCQECPGELVAAREASPLILGVGDGEFMLASDVSAMISRTQNVVYLKDGELVHITPQNFVIRTRAEVDVSPVVNKVTWSVADTDIGSYRHYMEKEIFEQPTALENAMRGRFSADGSTALFGGLNISPVEFRQIERFAFCGCGTAWHACLVAEHLIERFARVPVEVDYASEFRYRNSPLDRNTLFFVVSQSGETIDTLGAMREAKRKGYKVLAINNSVGSSIAREADGGIYQHVGPEIGVASTKAFTSQLLIGAMIALYIARMRDMSFSDGVEYVNALKATPDLVRRTLEQAEAIRAIAKKYSKFDDMLFLGRMSLFPIALEGALKLKEISYIHAEGYPAAEMKHGPIALISEKCPSVIFAPKGEIFSKLVSSIQEIRARKGPTIVITTEGCELPPGIADEVITLPECHEAVLPIIATIPVQLLSYYMAVERGCDVDKPRNLAKSVTVE comes from the coding sequence ATGTGTGGAATCGTAGGCTATATCGGAAAGCAAAGCGCATCGACGATCATTCTGGAGGGGCTGAAACGCCTGGAATATCGCGGATACGACTCCGCGGGCGTCGCCACGCTTGAAGAAGGCAAACTCCGCGTAGTGAAGAAAGTGGGACGCGTCGAAAACGTGACCAAGGAGGCCGCGAAAGCAAAGCTGACAGGCACTTTTGGCATAGGCCATACGCGGTGGGCTACCCACGGTGGAGTGACGGATGCAAACGCACACCCTCACCTGAGCAGCGACGGCAAGTTCGCCCTCATTCACAACGGCGTCATCGAGAACTACTCCCAGATCAAAAAATTCCTCCTGGAGAAAGGCTATACCTTCTCTTCCGATACCGACACCGAGGCCCTGGTCAACCTGATCGCCTACCACTACCAGAAAGAGCCCCAGAACGAAAAGAGCCGCTTTCTCGAAAGTGTGCGCCGGGCTTTGATCCACGTTCAGGGCACCTACGGGATTGCCGTCCTTTGCCAGGAATGCCCGGGCGAGCTTGTGGCGGCGCGCGAGGCTTCGCCGCTCATCCTCGGGGTCGGTGACGGCGAGTTCATGCTCGCAAGCGACGTGTCCGCGATGATCAGCCGCACCCAGAATGTCGTTTACCTGAAGGACGGCGAGCTCGTGCACATCACTCCGCAAAACTTTGTCATTCGCACGCGAGCCGAGGTCGATGTCTCTCCGGTCGTCAACAAAGTCACTTGGTCGGTCGCCGATACGGACATCGGCAGTTACCGGCATTACATGGAAAAGGAGATCTTTGAGCAGCCGACCGCGCTCGAGAATGCGATGCGCGGGCGTTTCTCAGCCGACGGCTCCACCGCACTTTTCGGCGGATTGAACATCAGCCCGGTCGAATTCCGGCAGATCGAGCGTTTCGCTTTCTGCGGCTGCGGCACAGCCTGGCATGCCTGCCTTGTCGCGGAGCATTTGATCGAACGCTTTGCCCGGGTGCCGGTAGAGGTCGATTACGCCTCCGAGTTCCGCTACCGAAACTCACCGCTCGATCGAAACACCCTGTTCTTCGTGGTCAGCCAGAGCGGCGAAACGATCGACACCCTCGGTGCCATGCGCGAAGCCAAGCGGAAGGGCTACAAGGTCCTCGCGATCAACAATTCCGTCGGCTCGAGCATCGCTCGCGAGGCGGACGGAGGCATCTACCAGCACGTTGGTCCCGAGATTGGAGTGGCTTCGACAAAGGCCTTTACGTCCCAGCTCCTGATCGGAGCCATGATCGCCCTCTATATCGCACGCATGCGCGACATGAGTTTCAGCGACGGCGTCGAGTATGTGAACGCCCTCAAGGCGACACCGGACCTCGTGCGCCGCACCCTCGAACAAGCGGAGGCTATCCGCGCCATCGCAAAGAAGTATTCAAAATTCGATGACATGCTTTTCCTGGGTCGCATGTCCCTCTTCCCCATCGCACTGGAGGGCGCCCTCAAGCTCAAAGAAATTTCCTACATTCACGCCGAAGGCTACCCAGCGGCAGAAATGAAACATGGCCCGATCGCACTCATCAGTGAAAAGTGCCCGTCGGTGATCTTTGCCCCAAAAGGCGAGATCTTTTCCAAACTAGTCTCCTCGATCCAGGAAATCAGAGCTCGCAAGGGTCCAACCATCGTGATCACCACCGAGGGTTGCGAACTTCCGCCAGGCATCGCTGACGAGGTTATCACCCTCCCCGAATGCCATGAGGCCGTTCTGCCGATAATCGCCACCATCCCGGTCCAACTCCTCAGTTACTACATGGCCGTGGAACGCGGCTGCGATGTCGACAAGCCGCGCAACCTCGCGAAATCCGTTACAGTGGAATAA
- the trpE gene encoding anthranilate synthase component I yields MQFLPDRNTFRALAAKGNVVPVYTDLMADFETPVSAYAKLKGTGPAYLLESVEGGENLSRYSFIGCRPRKVFSCGPVHTEIRVPGKPTENVPTPQDPLTLIEAEMAAHRAVEVPGMPRFMGGAVGFVGYEYVTRVETTVPPAKSDELGLPLIYFMLTDSLLTFDRVKQTLRITVNAHVNGEIDAAYDAATREIEHLHGLLRLPSSLAPAPLLDPGPVSVPAGNFTQSGFEKVVDDVKEFIRSGDIIQIVPSQRFSKPFTKTPLDLYRALRTVNPSPYMFILDTGDFSIVGASPEVHVRLTDGLVEIRPIAGTRKRGSTHAEDIALEKDLLADEKERAEHLMLVDLARNDIGRVCDFGSVTVPEMMVIERYSHVMHIVSQVEGRISKDRTAYDLMRATFPAGTVSGAPKIRAMQLISQYEPSQRGFYAGALGYFGYDGNLDSCIMLRTALIKEGRIHIQAGAGVVADSIPASEYQETVNKASALFKAVAIAERFS; encoded by the coding sequence ATGCAATTTCTCCCTGACCGCAACACCTTCCGCGCCCTTGCCGCCAAGGGAAACGTCGTCCCCGTCTACACAGACCTCATGGCGGACTTTGAGACCCCCGTTTCGGCATACGCGAAGCTCAAGGGAACGGGACCGGCGTACCTCCTTGAATCGGTGGAAGGGGGCGAGAATCTCTCACGCTACAGCTTCATCGGGTGCCGTCCGCGCAAAGTATTCTCATGCGGACCGGTTCACACCGAAATCCGGGTCCCAGGCAAGCCAACTGAGAACGTCCCCACGCCCCAGGATCCCCTCACGTTGATAGAGGCGGAAATGGCCGCACATCGTGCGGTCGAAGTGCCGGGCATGCCCCGTTTCATGGGGGGAGCAGTCGGCTTCGTCGGCTATGAATATGTAACCCGCGTGGAGACGACCGTCCCTCCCGCCAAATCCGACGAGTTGGGTTTGCCCCTGATCTACTTCATGCTGACCGACTCGCTGCTCACGTTCGACCGTGTCAAGCAGACGCTCCGGATCACGGTAAATGCACACGTGAACGGTGAGATCGATGCGGCCTACGATGCGGCCACCCGTGAGATTGAGCACCTCCACGGACTGCTGCGACTGCCTAGCTCACTCGCACCCGCCCCATTGCTCGACCCCGGCCCGGTGTCAGTTCCCGCAGGCAATTTCACCCAGTCCGGCTTTGAGAAAGTGGTGGATGACGTGAAGGAGTTCATCCGCTCGGGTGACATCATACAGATCGTGCCTTCCCAACGCTTCAGCAAGCCGTTCACAAAGACGCCTCTCGATCTCTACCGCGCGTTGCGCACGGTGAACCCGTCACCCTACATGTTCATATTGGACACGGGCGATTTCTCAATCGTCGGTGCCTCGCCGGAGGTGCACGTCCGCCTGACCGACGGGCTAGTCGAGATCCGTCCCATTGCCGGCACGCGCAAGCGCGGCTCCACCCATGCTGAGGATATCGCCCTCGAGAAGGACCTCCTCGCAGATGAAAAGGAACGCGCCGAGCATCTCATGTTGGTCGACCTGGCCCGCAATGACATAGGCCGCGTGTGTGACTTTGGTTCGGTAACCGTTCCGGAAATGATGGTCATCGAACGCTACTCGCATGTGATGCACATCGTTTCCCAGGTGGAGGGGCGCATTTCGAAGGATCGCACCGCCTATGACCTGATGCGCGCCACCTTCCCGGCAGGGACTGTCAGCGGAGCCCCCAAGATCCGCGCAATGCAGCTCATTTCCCAGTACGAGCCTTCGCAGCGTGGCTTCTACGCAGGTGCCCTCGGCTACTTCGGGTACGACGGGAATCTCGACTCGTGCATCATGCTCCGCACCGCCCTCATCAAGGAGGGCAGGATCCACATTCAGGCTGGCGCAGGCGTGGTCGCCGACAGCATCCCCGCTTCTGAATACCAGGAGACTGTCAACAAGGCTTCTGCGCTCTTCAAAGCTGTCGCGATCGCGGAGCGGTTCAGCTGA
- a CDS encoding glucose-1-phosphate adenylyltransferase, translated as MPTNNVISVIMGGGRGTRLHPLTMERCKPAVPLAGKYRLVDIPISNCINSGLNRIFLLTQFHTASLHRHIQATYHFDPFGGGFVDILSAEQTEKSADWYQGTADAVRRNLQHFRNFPHDLVLILSGDQLYRMDLRTILEQHVATGADVTLAAIPVAENKVEGLGIMRVNDDLSIAQFVEKPKDPAVIAGLTLSDALEAKLKNRKEGERHCLASMGIYVFNRSVLAEALDNSMTDFGKEIIPGLLGKKRLFSYMFEGYWEDIGTVRAFFEANLALAQPLPPFNFFDPTAPIYTKDNYLPASKVNNCTIDYVVLGDGSIVEDSRVKHSVLGIRSHVRSGSVLEDVIVMGSDFYQTEAMMAEDRALNRPHLCIGRGCTIRGSIIDKNARIGDNVTLIAEGKKDGTYPHGVIVRDGVLLVPKGGIVPAGTVI; from the coding sequence ATGCCCACAAACAACGTCATTTCTGTGATCATGGGAGGCGGCCGCGGGACTCGTCTGCATCCACTCACCATGGAGCGCTGCAAGCCGGCCGTACCCCTCGCCGGCAAATATCGCCTTGTCGATATTCCCATCAGCAATTGCATCAACTCCGGCCTCAACCGGATTTTCCTGCTGACGCAGTTCCACACGGCGTCCTTGCACAGGCATATTCAGGCGACTTACCACTTTGACCCCTTCGGCGGTGGTTTTGTTGACATCTTGTCTGCCGAACAGACGGAGAAGTCAGCGGACTGGTATCAAGGGACAGCCGATGCGGTGCGCAGGAATCTGCAGCATTTCCGCAATTTCCCGCACGATCTGGTGCTCATCCTATCGGGCGACCAACTCTACCGGATGGATCTTCGCACGATCCTCGAACAACATGTGGCCACGGGGGCCGACGTGACCCTTGCCGCAATCCCTGTGGCGGAGAACAAGGTGGAGGGTCTCGGGATCATGCGGGTGAACGACGACCTTTCGATCGCGCAGTTTGTCGAGAAGCCGAAGGATCCAGCGGTGATCGCCGGCCTGACCCTGAGCGACGCGCTTGAGGCAAAACTCAAGAACCGGAAGGAAGGGGAGCGTCATTGCCTCGCTTCGATGGGCATCTACGTGTTCAATCGCTCCGTCCTGGCCGAGGCGCTTGACAATTCGATGACCGACTTCGGCAAGGAGATCATACCGGGGCTGCTCGGGAAGAAGCGCCTGTTCTCCTACATGTTCGAAGGGTACTGGGAGGACATTGGTACCGTCAGGGCGTTCTTCGAGGCAAACCTTGCGCTCGCCCAGCCGCTTCCGCCCTTCAATTTCTTCGATCCTACCGCCCCCATTTACACCAAGGACAACTACCTGCCGGCGTCCAAAGTGAACAATTGCACCATCGATTATGTGGTGTTGGGTGATGGATCGATTGTCGAGGATTCGCGGGTGAAGCACTCGGTGCTCGGCATCCGGTCACACGTGCGCTCCGGGTCGGTACTCGAGGACGTCATTGTGATGGGATCCGATTTCTACCAGACAGAGGCGATGATGGCCGAGGACCGGGCGTTGAACCGGCCTCACCTTTGCATTGGCCGCGGGTGCACCATTCGCGGGTCGATCATCGACAAGAATGCGCGCATCGGTGACAACGTGACCTTGATCGCCGAAGGGAAGAAAGATGGCACCTACCCGCACGGCGTCATCGTGCGCGACGGAGTGTTGCTCGTACCCAAGGGTGGAATAGTCCCCGCCGGTACGGTGATTTGA
- a CDS encoding DNA-directed RNA polymerase subunit omega, whose protein sequence is MRDDYLREAQKVITDANVLINVVSRRVKQLKRGSRPMVESLEKLSPEDIALREIIEGRISFEVSAPVKL, encoded by the coding sequence ATGCGAGACGACTATCTCAGGGAAGCCCAGAAGGTCATCACCGATGCAAACGTGCTGATTAATGTAGTGTCCCGTCGCGTGAAGCAGCTCAAGCGCGGCAGCCGTCCGATGGTTGAATCGCTCGAAAAGCTTTCCCCCGAAGACATTGCCCTTCGTGAGATCATCGAGGGTAGGATCAGCTTCGAGGTCTCAGCACCGGTCAAGCTCTGA
- a CDS encoding TSUP family transporter produces the protein MVLSPYGFLPFPPFRLGLSHPLRGRGLITVPVLLNLGLPPQLALGTNKFQASFGSVSAAIHYSKGKAVDLNDCWLGVALTACGSLLGTTLVQVIDPQILGKIIPWLLGAIVVYMLAKPKVGQHSCPPQMAHGPFFILFGLLLGFYDGFFGPGTGSFWTVALVLLLGRSFLNATGVTKVMNATSNVTSLAVFAVGGQVALDAGLTMAGGQVLGARVGSKLVMKKGSRFVQPIFFTMVALVIARLVWVNYLE, from the coding sequence ATGGTTTTGTCCCCTTATGGTTTTCTCCCTTTCCCACCTTTCCGCCTGGGTCTATCCCATCCTCTTCGCGGCCGAGGACTTATCACGGTACCGGTGCTATTGAACCTGGGACTCCCACCCCAACTGGCACTCGGCACGAACAAGTTCCAAGCATCGTTCGGATCGGTATCCGCGGCCATTCACTATTCCAAAGGCAAGGCCGTTGACCTGAATGACTGCTGGCTTGGGGTCGCCCTTACCGCTTGCGGATCGCTGCTCGGCACCACACTTGTACAAGTGATTGATCCACAAATTCTAGGAAAGATTATCCCGTGGCTCTTGGGCGCCATCGTGGTCTACATGCTGGCAAAACCCAAGGTGGGGCAGCACTCCTGCCCTCCCCAGATGGCCCATGGGCCGTTCTTCATACTCTTTGGTCTTCTGTTGGGGTTCTACGATGGGTTCTTTGGTCCGGGGACAGGCTCATTTTGGACGGTTGCTTTGGTGCTGTTGCTTGGGCGCAGCTTCCTCAACGCGACCGGAGTAACCAAAGTGATGAACGCAACGAGCAATGTGACTTCGCTGGCCGTCTTCGCTGTGGGTGGGCAGGTCGCGCTCGACGCGGGTCTCACCATGGCCGGCGGGCAGGTATTGGGCGCCCGGGTGGGGTCGAAGCTGGTGATGAAAAAAGGGAGTCGCTTCGTGCAGCCCATCTTTTTTACAATGGTCGCCTTGGTCATAGCCCGTCTTGTGTGGGTCAACTACCTGGAGTAA
- the rarD gene encoding EamA family transporter RarD, with translation MNDDHESRSRTVGAFCALGGFLMWGCFPLFWKSLHEIPALEAIMHRVVWSCVFLLPVVAWQNRLTELVTTFRSPRVLGLSVAKSLLLSANWLIYIWAVNRGMVVESSLGYFLVPLVNVAFGRLFQGERFTVMQRIAILFAMAGVGLLLFQVGHVPWVALGLAGTWSIYGLLKKRSALGPIVGLTVETLVLFLPCAAMLGYWAIEGKGGLGHTSALTQVLILSTGVVTAVPLVLFAKGAQSIRMTTLGLLQYITPTVQFLIGIFVYQEPFDAARLRAFVLIWIGLAIYSVDAVLAERARRASQTAAPEPA, from the coding sequence TTGAACGACGACCACGAATCACGAAGCCGAACCGTAGGAGCCTTTTGCGCACTCGGCGGATTTCTCATGTGGGGCTGTTTCCCCCTGTTTTGGAAGTCGCTGCACGAGATACCCGCTCTCGAGGCCATCATGCATCGCGTGGTGTGGTCGTGCGTGTTTCTGCTCCCTGTCGTCGCCTGGCAGAACCGTCTGACGGAACTTGTCACCACCTTCCGTTCGCCCCGGGTCCTCGGCTTGAGCGTAGCCAAGAGTCTGCTTTTGTCGGCGAACTGGCTGATCTACATTTGGGCCGTCAATCGCGGCATGGTGGTGGAGTCGAGCCTTGGGTATTTCCTTGTGCCGCTCGTGAACGTGGCATTTGGGCGGCTGTTCCAGGGCGAGCGTTTTACGGTCATGCAGCGAATCGCGATTCTGTTCGCGATGGCTGGCGTGGGGCTTCTCTTGTTTCAGGTGGGGCACGTGCCGTGGGTGGCACTTGGGCTTGCCGGCACCTGGTCGATCTATGGGCTTTTAAAGAAACGCTCGGCGCTCGGTCCCATCGTCGGGCTGACTGTGGAAACGCTTGTCCTATTTCTCCCGTGTGCCGCGATGCTTGGCTATTGGGCGATCGAGGGCAAAGGAGGGCTCGGGCATACCAGCGCGCTCACGCAGGTGCTGATCCTGTCCACCGGCGTGGTGACCGCAGTTCCACTCGTGCTCTTCGCCAAAGGCGCGCAATCAATCCGCATGACGACCCTCGGGTTGCTGCAGTACATCACGCCAACGGTTCAATTCCTGATCGGGATTTTCGTTTATCAGGAGCCGTTTGACGCCGCTCGCCTCCGGGCGTTTGTCCTGATTTGGATAGGGCTTGCGATCTACAGTGTGGACGCGGTGCTGGCGGAGCGGGCGAGACGAGCCTCCCAGACAGCCGCACCTGAACCGGCTTGA
- a CDS encoding DedA family protein, which produces MIDLIKKLVDFILHIDVHLAEIIAQYGTTTYFILFAIIFAETGLVVTPFLPGDSLLFAAGAFAAKPETGLNVHLMALLLWVAAVLGDTVNYWIGAKVGPAVFSREDSRWLRKKHLERAHAFFEKYGGRAIILARFVPIVRTFVPFVAGIGKMTYSRFIAYNIIGGFIWIYVFTYAGFIFGNQPFVQKNFKLVIVAIILLSVLPIVFEFIKARREASKA; this is translated from the coding sequence ATGATCGACCTCATTAAGAAGCTCGTCGACTTCATCCTGCACATCGACGTCCACCTGGCCGAGATCATCGCCCAGTACGGCACGACCACGTATTTCATCCTGTTCGCCATCATCTTTGCGGAAACAGGTCTGGTCGTGACCCCGTTCCTCCCGGGCGACTCGCTGCTCTTCGCGGCAGGCGCTTTTGCCGCGAAACCTGAAACCGGCCTCAATGTGCACCTCATGGCCCTGCTGCTCTGGGTGGCCGCAGTCCTCGGAGACACCGTGAACTACTGGATTGGTGCCAAAGTCGGGCCGGCAGTCTTCAGTCGCGAAGATTCCCGTTGGCTTCGTAAGAAACACCTCGAACGAGCCCATGCCTTCTTCGAAAAATACGGCGGCCGGGCAATCATCCTCGCGCGCTTCGTCCCGATCGTCCGCACGTTTGTGCCTTTCGTCGCGGGTATCGGCAAGATGACCTACTCCCGTTTCATCGCGTACAACATCATCGGCGGCTTCATCTGGATCTACGTCTTCACCTACGCGGGCTTTATCTTCGGGAACCAACCCTTCGTTCAGAAGAACTTCAAGTTGGTGATCGTGGCGATCATCCTCCTGTCTGTCCTCCCGATCGTATTCGAGTTTATCAAGGCGCGGCGCGAAGCCTCAAAGGCGTAA
- the cutA gene encoding divalent-cation tolerance protein CutA encodes MSTPSPKLLVGWTTIETLEDARALAEVLVAKKLAVCVQIDSPTQSHFVWEGKPAWATEYRLWVKFLPEHAVDIERHLHAHHPYQVPQWIAVDAHHVGEKYLSWAGETRTN; translated from the coding sequence ATGTCCACTCCCAGCCCCAAACTGCTCGTCGGTTGGACCACCATTGAAACCCTCGAGGACGCAAGGGCGCTCGCCGAGGTCTTGGTGGCGAAAAAGCTAGCGGTTTGTGTTCAGATCGATTCACCGACCCAAAGCCACTTTGTGTGGGAAGGTAAGCCAGCCTGGGCCACGGAATATCGTCTTTGGGTCAAGTTCCTTCCGGAACATGCCGTGGATATTGAGCGCCACCTGCACGCCCACCACCCCTATCAGGTACCACAATGGATCGCAGTGGACGCCCATCACGTCGGAGAAAAATACTTGTCATGGGCAGGCGAGACCCGTACGAATTGA
- the smpB gene encoding SsrA-binding protein SmpB, with protein MSAKKKEAPRYTEIRNSKALRDYFVDEKFEAGIALKGTEVKSIRAGRAQINDSYGRMDKGELWLLNAHIDEYAWGSFTNHETRRTRKLLLHTHQLRKISQALDAGGKTLIPLRMYFKGALVKVEIALCTGKKLFDKREDLKKRVQVREMDKVLKFRR; from the coding sequence ATGTCCGCCAAGAAGAAAGAAGCGCCTCGCTACACCGAGATTCGCAATAGCAAGGCGTTGAGGGATTACTTCGTCGACGAAAAGTTCGAAGCTGGCATCGCATTGAAGGGCACCGAGGTAAAGTCCATCCGTGCCGGTCGCGCCCAAATCAACGACTCGTATGGCCGTATGGACAAAGGCGAGCTGTGGCTCCTCAACGCCCACATCGACGAATACGCCTGGGGGAGCTTCACGAATCACGAGACGCGCCGGACCCGCAAGTTGCTGCTGCATACACACCAGTTGCGCAAAATCTCCCAAGCGTTGGACGCCGGCGGCAAGACGCTGATTCCGCTCCGCATGTATTTCAAGGGCGCCTTGGTCAAAGTCGAGATCGCGCTTTGCACTGGAAAAAAGCTCTTCGATAAGCGCGAGGACCTGAAAAAGCGGGTGCAGGTGCGCGAGATGGACAAAGTTCTCAAATTCCGCCGTTGA
- a CDS encoding TonB family protein, producing MRFHRRVVGTLLLVVGLIAIPLKGHEYAFRDLIKDDPAAPESFVNGQASEVLKLLAEDDGEGLSRLLKADPKACDFRDKQKRNFWHYAAAHRASKCAQVATQIPRLLSKIDEGDEKGKTPLRYSTALEDVALMRILLAHKADEHGEDNMNESPWSFSINSGLSKSLQVFVEARPRKNRLSKYGGNVLITQIRRGHEEVACMLVDAGCGADPGDVPLAPLELAISRQMTKLVAALLKAGAKVDRSTSSGSTMLALAASLPSTEIVNQLLVAGAKGVPAKEGSLSALSIAVAASRIDNIKALIAAGEPISASKGALFSPLEVALFVGDRQSIDLLVNAGATVDPKREMIHDLVERAVQVDAIAVVRNLGENGFDFSQPLNGGWSAYTLAKACNSKNVVSYLEQKGATSEVGHRFVKKSELDSPPKPTKVAPPEDPRPSQENAPEANVRLTVIIDPEGRVKHPLVDRSDDTRLSLAAIEAVRKWEFARLSAQGQPVAIRASLIVNFKSRDDQGFKGSELDTQPAYIKVVNPIYPYELKVRRIQGRVSIRFVIEKDGSVLDAWAEATTDEAFVMPALAAVRQWKFKPGMIDGRPVKVLAAQDIIFNLD from the coding sequence ATGAGGTTTCATCGACGGGTAGTGGGCACGTTGTTGTTGGTCGTCGGGCTGATTGCGATTCCTTTGAAGGGGCACGAGTATGCCTTCCGCGACCTCATTAAGGATGACCCCGCGGCACCGGAAAGTTTTGTCAACGGGCAGGCGAGTGAGGTACTTAAGCTCCTCGCTGAAGACGACGGAGAGGGTTTGTCCAGGCTGTTGAAGGCGGACCCCAAGGCCTGTGACTTTCGCGACAAGCAGAAACGCAATTTTTGGCATTATGCCGCCGCTCATCGTGCTTCGAAGTGCGCCCAGGTCGCAACCCAGATTCCTCGACTGTTGTCCAAGATCGACGAGGGAGACGAAAAAGGTAAGACCCCTCTTCGCTATTCGACAGCTCTGGAGGACGTGGCGCTGATGCGCATATTGCTCGCACACAAGGCTGACGAGCATGGGGAGGACAACATGAACGAAAGCCCTTGGTCCTTTTCGATCAACAGTGGTCTCTCGAAGAGCCTCCAGGTCTTCGTCGAGGCACGACCGCGTAAGAACCGACTCTCCAAATATGGGGGGAACGTCCTGATTACACAGATTCGGAGGGGCCATGAGGAGGTCGCATGTATGCTTGTGGACGCAGGCTGTGGTGCGGATCCTGGTGATGTCCCACTGGCTCCGCTTGAATTGGCGATTAGCAGGCAGATGACAAAGCTCGTTGCAGCTTTACTCAAGGCGGGCGCAAAAGTGGATCGAAGCACGAGTTCCGGCAGCACGATGCTCGCACTTGCTGCTTCTCTGCCAAGCACGGAGATCGTGAACCAGTTGCTCGTTGCGGGAGCGAAAGGAGTTCCAGCGAAGGAAGGTTCCTTGTCGGCGCTCTCGATAGCCGTCGCCGCCTCCAGGATTGATAACATCAAGGCGTTGATCGCGGCTGGCGAACCAATAAGCGCGTCAAAAGGTGCATTGTTCTCGCCGCTGGAAGTGGCGCTATTCGTAGGAGACCGGCAATCAATCGATCTCCTCGTGAACGCCGGGGCCACGGTCGATCCGAAACGGGAAATGATTCACGATCTCGTTGAGCGCGCCGTTCAGGTGGATGCGATCGCAGTGGTGCGAAATCTGGGTGAGAATGGCTTTGATTTCTCCCAACCGCTCAACGGAGGTTGGTCCGCGTACACGCTAGCGAAGGCATGCAACTCCAAGAACGTGGTCAGTTATCTTGAGCAGAAGGGCGCAACCTCAGAAGTTGGTCACCGTTTCGTGAAGAAGTCGGAACTCGATAGTCCTCCAAAACCAACGAAAGTTGCCCCTCCTGAAGACCCTCGACCTTCGCAAGAAAATGCGCCGGAAGCGAATGTGAGATTGACAGTGATCATAGATCCAGAGGGCCGTGTGAAACACCCGTTGGTCGATCGGTCCGATGATACAAGGCTGTCGCTGGCTGCGATCGAAGCAGTGCGTAAATGGGAGTTTGCCCGTTTGTCTGCCCAAGGCCAGCCAGTCGCGATTCGCGCTTCGCTCATCGTAAACTTCAAGAGCAGGGATGATCAGGGATTCAAAGGCTCGGAACTGGACACGCAGCCGGCGTACATCAAAGTCGTAAATCCGATCTATCCGTACGAACTCAAGGTGAGGCGCATTCAGGGACGCGTATCGATTCGGTTCGTCATTGAAAAGGACGGATCTGTCTTGGATGCCTGGGCTGAGGCAACCACCGATGAGGCGTTTGTCATGCCCGCACTTGCAGCTGTTCGACAGTGGAAGTTCAAGCCTGGCATGATCGATGGCCGTCCGGTCAAGGTCCTGGCAGCGCAGGATATCATCTTCAACTTGGACTAA